A stretch of Nonomuraea africana DNA encodes these proteins:
- the groL gene encoding chaperonin GroEL (60 kDa chaperone family; promotes refolding of misfolded polypeptides especially under stressful conditions; forms two stacked rings of heptamers to form a barrel-shaped 14mer; ends can be capped by GroES; misfolded proteins enter the barrel where they are refolded when GroES binds), with product MAAKMIAFDEDARRGLERGMNQLADAVKVTLGPKGRNVVLEKKWGAPTITNDGVSIAKEIELEDPWEKIGAELVKEVAKKTDDVAGDGTTTATVLAQALVREGLRNVAAGANPMSLKKGIEAAVERVSEELSKLAKDVETKEQIASTASISAGDAEIGNLIAEAMDKVGKEGVITVEESNAFGLELELTEGMRFDKGYNSGYFVTDPERMEAVLEDPYILIVNSKVSANKDLLPLLDKVVQAGKPLLIIAEDVEGEALATLVVNKIRGLFRSVAVKAPGFGDRRKAMLGDIATLTGGQVIAEEVGLKLESATLDLLGRARKVVVTKDETTIVDGAGDAEQIAGRVNEIRAEIERTDSDYDREKLQERLAKLAGGVAVIKAGAATEVELKERKHRIEDAVRNAKAAVEEGIVPGGGVALLQAGTKAFDKLELQGDEATGAAIVRKALEEPLKQIAINAGLEGGVVVERVRNLTPGEGLNAATGEYVNMFESGILDPAKVTRSALQNAASIAALFLTTEAVIAEKPEKNAAAPAGMPGGGDMDF from the coding sequence GGTCACCCTCGGTCCCAAGGGCCGTAACGTCGTGCTGGAGAAGAAGTGGGGCGCTCCCACGATCACCAACGATGGTGTGTCCATCGCCAAGGAGATCGAGCTCGAGGACCCGTGGGAGAAGATCGGCGCCGAGCTGGTCAAGGAAGTCGCCAAGAAGACGGACGACGTCGCGGGTGACGGCACCACCACCGCCACCGTGCTCGCCCAGGCGCTGGTCCGTGAGGGCCTTCGCAACGTCGCCGCGGGCGCCAACCCGATGTCCCTGAAGAAGGGCATCGAGGCGGCGGTCGAGCGCGTCAGCGAGGAGCTCTCCAAGCTGGCCAAGGACGTGGAGACCAAGGAGCAGATCGCTTCGACGGCCTCCATCTCCGCCGGTGACGCCGAGATCGGCAACCTCATCGCCGAGGCGATGGACAAGGTTGGCAAGGAAGGCGTCATCACCGTCGAGGAGAGCAACGCCTTCGGCCTCGAGCTCGAGCTCACCGAGGGTATGCGCTTCGACAAGGGGTACAACTCCGGTTACTTCGTGACCGACCCCGAGCGCATGGAAGCTGTCCTTGAGGACCCCTACATCCTCATCGTCAACTCCAAGGTCTCGGCCAACAAGGACCTGCTGCCCCTGCTCGACAAGGTCGTGCAGGCCGGCAAGCCGCTGCTGATCATCGCTGAGGACGTCGAGGGCGAGGCTCTGGCCACCCTGGTCGTCAACAAGATCCGCGGTCTGTTCCGCTCCGTGGCCGTCAAGGCTCCGGGCTTCGGTGACCGCCGCAAGGCCATGCTGGGTGACATCGCGACCCTGACCGGTGGTCAGGTCATCGCCGAGGAGGTCGGTCTCAAGCTCGAGTCCGCCACCCTCGACCTGCTGGGCCGCGCGCGCAAGGTCGTCGTCACCAAGGACGAGACCACCATCGTCGACGGTGCCGGTGACGCCGAGCAGATCGCCGGCCGGGTCAACGAGATCCGCGCCGAGATCGAGCGCACCGACTCCGACTACGACCGCGAGAAGCTCCAGGAGCGCCTGGCCAAGCTCGCCGGTGGCGTCGCCGTCATCAAGGCGGGTGCCGCGACCGAGGTCGAGCTCAAGGAGCGCAAGCACCGCATCGAGGACGCCGTTCGCAACGCGAAGGCGGCCGTCGAGGAGGGCATCGTCCCCGGCGGTGGCGTGGCGCTGCTGCAGGCCGGCACCAAGGCGTTCGACAAGCTCGAGCTCCAGGGTGACGAGGCCACCGGTGCGGCGATCGTGCGCAAGGCGCTCGAGGAGCCGCTGAAGCAGATCGCGATCAACGCCGGCCTCGAGGGCGGCGTCGTGGTCGAGCGCGTGCGGAACCTCACCCCGGGTGAGGGCCTCAACGCCGCGACCGGCGAGTACGTCAACATGTTCGAGTCGGGCATTCTCGACCCGGCCAAGGTGACGCGCTCCGCGCTGCAGAACGCCGCCTCCATCGCGGCGCTGTTCCTCACCACCGAGGCTGTCATCGCCGAGAAGCCGGAGAAGAACGCGGCTGCTCCCGCGGGCATGCCCGGCGGCGGAGACATGGACTTCTAA